In one window of Nycticebus coucang isolate mNycCou1 chromosome 23, mNycCou1.pri, whole genome shotgun sequence DNA:
- the CCKAR gene encoding cholecystokinin receptor type A, with protein MDEVDSLLANASNITPPCELGLENGTLFCLDRPHPSKEWQPAVQILLYSLIFLLSVLGNSLVITVLIRNKRMRTVTNIFLLSLAVSDLMLCLFCMPFNLIPNLLKDFIFGSAVCKTTTYFMGTSVSVSTFNLVAISLERYGAICKPLQSRVWQTKSHALKVIAATWCLSFTIMTPYPIYSNLVPFTKSNNQTANMCRFLLPNDVMQQSWHTFLLLILFIIPGIVMMVAYGLISLELYQGIKFEASQKKSAKERKPSTSSSGRFDDSDGCYLQRPRRPGRLALRPLSTSSSRVSRVRSSSSAANLLAKKRVIRMLIVIVVLFFLCWMPIFSANAWRAYDTASAERRLSGTPISFILLLSYTSACVNPIIYCFMNKRFRLGFLATFPCCPRPGPPGARGEVGEEEEGRTTGASLSRGSYTHMSPLAPPQ; from the exons ATGGACGAGGTTGACAGCCTTCTCGCGAATGCAAGCAACATCACTCCTCCCTGCGAACTTGGGCTTGAGAATGGGACCCTTTTCTGCTTGGATCGGCCTCACCCTTCCAAAG AGTGGCAGCCGGCGGTGCAAATTCTCCTGTACTCCCTCATATTCCTACTCAGCGTGCTAGGAAACTCACTGGTCATCACTGTGCTGATTCGGAACAAGAGGATGAGAACCGTCACCAACATCTTCCTGCTGTCCCTGGCTGTCAGCGACCTCATGCTCTGTCTCTTCTGCATGCCCTTCAACCTCATCCCCAACCTGCTCAAGGACTTCATCTTCGGGAGTGCTGTTTGCAAGACCACCACCTACTTCATGG GCACCTCGGTGAGTGTATCCACCTTTAATTTGGTAGCGATATCCCTGGAGAGATACGGTGCGATTTGCAAACCCTTACAGTCCCGTGTCTGGCAAACAAAGTCCCACGCTTTGAAGGTGATTGCCGCTACCTGGTGCCTCTCCTTCACCATCATGACTCCGTATCCCATCTATAGCAACTTGGTGCCTTTTACCAAAAGTAACAACCAGACCGCAAACATGTGCCGCTTTCTCCTGCCCAATGACGTCATGCAGCAGTCCTG GCACACATTCCTGTTACTCATCCTCTTTATTATTCCTGGAATTGTGATGATGGTGGCATATGGATTAATCTCTttggaactctaccaaggaatAAAATTTGAAGCTAGCCAGAAGAAATCTGCTAAAG AAAGGAAACCGAGCACCAGCAGCAGCGGCAGGTTCGACGACAGCGATGGCTGCTACCTGCAGCGGCCCCGGCGCCCGGGGAGGCTGGCGCTGCGGCCCCTGTCCACCAGCAGCAGCAGGGTCAGCCGCGTCCGGAGCAGCAGCTCCGCCGCCAACCTGCTGGCCAAGAAGCGGGTGATCCGCATGCTCATCGTCATCGTGGTCCTCTTCTTCCTGTGCTGGATGCCCATCTTCAGCGCCAACGCCTGGCGCGCCTACGACACGGCCTCGGCCGAGCGCCGCCTCTCAGGGACCCCCATCTCCTTCATCCTGCTGCTCTCCTACACGTCCGCCTGCGTCAACCCCATCATCTACTGCTTCATGAACAAGCGCTTCCGCCTGGGCTTCTTGGCCACCTTCCCCTGCTGCCCCCGGCCCGGCCCACCAGGGGCGCGGGgcgaggtgggggaggaggaggaaggcaggacCACCGGGGCGTCGCTGTCCAGGGGCTCCTACACCCACATGAGCCCCTTGGCGCCGCCCCAGTGA